The Mus caroli unplaced genomic scaffold, CAROLI_EIJ_v1.1 scaffold_19748_1, whole genome shotgun sequence sequence TGTGCTTGCCCAATTCAATaactttctatttcctttaatCTCCATGAAAACTTCAGGGCAATTAATCAGGACAGACACCTGACCCACTCTCAAAGACTCAGGAACCTTCATACATGTTTATGCGTGTTCATAGAATCTAATTTATTCCTAACCACAAACTCTCCCATAGACCTAATCAAGGATAGATTATCTCAGGGTGAAAAGGAGTACAAGAAATGTCAGCACCCGNCTCTTACTGTCTATCTGAAATCCCTTCCTTCACAGGACATTTGGTTTTGCgcttgaagaagaaaagatggtgTCTGTTCAAAATCACACTGACATGGAAACAGTGAGTTCCTGTGTAAAGATCCCCATGGAAGTGCTTTATGAACCAAAGACCATCTGCAAGGTGAGGGGGCCAGTTAGNGGGGTGNACAGAAGCAGCTGAGTGACCAAGGGCCACTGTAGAATGGCTTATCAGAAGGTGGAAGTAAGAGGCACTTGTAACAAGGACTACAGTCTCCATGGACCTCCATAAGTCTCTGGATTTCTCTCCATGCACAAATGCTCCATGAGTCCTTGTACAGCCTCCCCGAGGACTTCAGATTAGTGACCTAGTACTACATTCATTTGGTGACACTCAGTCCCTTGTAAATGGGTGAGGAGAACACTCGAGCAGCATTGAGCATTTCTAGTGGCTGGGGAAAAGGCTGTCTCTCCCTCAACCCTCATATTTCCCAGGATCGATTGTCTTGATTCTCTGGTGGACCACAAAGGTCGTCCGTCACAGAGGGCATTCTGGGATGAATGGCACACACATTCAGCAGAGCAGTTGCCAGAGATTTCATTCCCTTCTTTTCTAGGCCTTCCAGGATATTTCTACATACTTCTCTGATGAAGAGTGGGGAAAGCTGACTGAATGGCAGAAAAGTGCCTATGTGTACATGAAAAGAAACTACACCAGAATGACCGACCTAGGTAAGATGAAATCTGGATTCAGACCAGTCTGGGGGTTtccagtttgttttctctgccacATTATCTCAACCTGTAGCAGGGCCCTCTCCCCTGATACCTTTCTTTCCTGAGAAATGTCAAAGTGCTTGTCGAGCCTGCTGCTCTTTTCCATCCTGTGCAGAGCTGACAGCATAGATCATAGGCAATAGGGCTCAGGCCTCTTGTGGGCCTTAAGATCTGGGCTGTAGCCCAGCTCCTAGCAGCATTTCCCCTCGTTNTGCTGCCTGTTAAAGAACAAGCACACTGCTTCCTCTTAGGGGTCACCGTGAACCAACCAGTTTTCATGCGTGGCAAGGANCAGGCCAAGCAATCCCTGGTCGAAGGCATTGAAGTTCATGACAGTGAAGGTGAGTGATCAGGGAGAGGCTGTGAAAGGGCACCTTCTCAGTCAAGATGCACGCTAAGATGATTGGcagctcttttcttcttcagatcAGGGTTGTGTGGAANAGAGCTCAT is a genomic window containing:
- the LOC110288879 gene encoding protein SSXA1-like isoform X1 gives rise to the protein MVSVQNHTDMETVSSCVKIPMEVLYEPKTICKAFQDISTYFSDEEWGKLTEWQKSAYVYMKRNYTRMTDLGVTVNQPVFMRGKXQAKQSLVEGIEVHDSEETGGHQVNVWSHRLRERKYRVIYXEISDSEXEEDDDY
- the LOC110288879 gene encoding protein SSX3-like isoform X2, producing MVSVQNHTDMETVSSCVKIPMEVLYEPKTICKAFQDISTYFSDEEWGKLTEWQKSAYVYMKRNYTRMTDLGVTVNQPVFMRGKXQAKQSLVEGIEVHDSEDECFVGSFGVTPRKRMKLTSVTISIHNVEGRLASGENDSNLAETGGHQVNVWSHRLRERKYRVIYXEISDSEXEEDDDY